The Candidatus Kapaibacterium sp. genome has a window encoding:
- a CDS encoding YCF48-related protein, producing MRSIMLVIMMLAYSIAYPYWEESNNGLFVGEDFNFIAVNGDVMYAGTQISGLYSSTDNGITWNQQNTGLNISTATSMLMIGDTIYAIMDYKICQSTDNGNTWTRNYDSPSFTTMAVNGQNIYAATNDGDVYYSYNNGKNWQFKYSSPSVINSMVINGNNIFIGTGAGLNISVNNGFNWTNKNFGNSNPDIRILTINGPDIYAGTEEGFFVSSDNGNTWEANNIGLTNTQIRAIATNENNIYIGTENGFFVSTDNGNRWLEKNTGLFTTKVNSIVFKGENIFISTAKGGIYQSTDNGNSWIDMNESFFKPRVWSIAVSDNKIYAGIDRQGGIYRSIDNGYSWVEKSSGLKHKSVHTVKASNENVYVGTTNGLFLSTNSGNSWKKANYLTFENTRVNVIANKDDNIYVGAYCAGIHISTDNGNSWKPKNTGFKGCVTSMAVDEQNIFVGTLSNGLYLSTDGGDSWQERNFGLANSAIMSIAIDGNNVFTGTLGNGIYLSTDNGDSWEEKNFGLTHDTIYTLTVIDDYLFAGTFGGGVFFSKDNGNNWIEINQGLTNLNVTSIANIGDDIFVSTWLGGIFKASLSLTSVENNPYLSQIGFSIYPNPATEYIE from the coding sequence ATGAGAAGTATAATGTTGGTTATTATGATGTTAGCATACTCGATTGCTTATCCTTATTGGGAGGAATCAAATAATGGATTATTTGTTGGTGAAGATTTTAACTTTATTGCTGTTAACGGAGATGTAATGTATGCCGGAACTCAAATTTCGGGTCTTTATTCTTCTACTGACAATGGCATTACTTGGAATCAACAAAATACAGGCTTAAACATTAGCACAGCAACATCTATGTTGATGATTGGCGATACTATTTATGCGATTATGGATTATAAGATTTGTCAATCTACCGATAATGGTAATACTTGGACAAGGAACTATGATTCTCCAAGTTTTACTACAATGGCTGTAAATGGTCAAAACATTTATGCCGCAACTAACGATGGTGATGTATACTATTCCTATAACAATGGCAAAAACTGGCAGTTTAAGTATAGTTCGCCCTCAGTTATTAATTCGATGGTTATTAACGGTAATAACATTTTTATAGGAACAGGAGCTGGGCTTAATATTTCAGTTAACAATGGTTTTAATTGGACAAATAAAAATTTTGGAAATTCAAATCCAGATATCAGAATATTAACAATTAATGGGCCCGATATTTATGCGGGAACAGAGGAAGGCTTTTTTGTTTCTTCAGATAATGGAAATACTTGGGAAGCAAACAACATAGGTTTGACAAATACACAAATTAGAGCAATAGCAACAAACGAAAATAATATCTATATCGGTACAGAAAATGGTTTTTTCGTATCTACAGATAATGGCAATAGATGGTTAGAAAAAAATACCGGATTATTTACTACTAAGGTAAACTCTATTGTATTCAAAGGTGAAAATATCTTTATCTCTACAGCCAAAGGTGGCATTTACCAATCTACAGATAATGGCAATAGCTGGATTGATATGAATGAATCTTTTTTTAAACCAAGAGTCTGGTCAATTGCTGTTTCAGATAATAAAATTTATGCGGGCATTGATAGACAAGGCGGTATTTACCGATCCATAGATAATGGCTATAGTTGGGTTGAAAAGAGTTCAGGTTTAAAACATAAATCTGTTCACACAGTAAAGGCAAGCAACGAAAATGTTTATGTCGGTACAACAAATGGATTGTTTCTATCTACCAATAGTGGAAATAGTTGGAAAAAAGCGAACTATTTAACATTTGAAAATACGCGAGTTAATGTTATAGCCAATAAAGATGATAATATTTATGTTGGGGCATATTGTGCCGGCATACACATATCCACCGACAATGGAAATAGTTGGAAACCAAAAAACACCGGGTTCAAAGGTTGTGTAACTTCTATGGCAGTTGATGAGCAAAATATATTTGTAGGTACTTTGAGTAATGGCTTATATCTATCCACCGACGGTGGTGATAGTTGGCAAGAAAGAAATTTTGGCTTAGCCAATTCTGCAATTATGTCCATAGCAATTGATGGAAACAATGTATTTACAGGCACATTAGGTAATGGTATATATTTATCCACCGACAATGGAGATAGTTGGGAAGAAAAGAATTTTGGATTAACTCACGATACAATTTATACATTAACGGTAATTGATGATTATTTATTTGCAGGGACTTTTGGAGGAGGAGTATTCTTTTCCAAAGATAATGGCAATAACTGGATAGAAATAAATCAAGGTTTAACTAATCTTAATGTTACGTCCATAGCCAATATCGGAGACGATATTTTTGTCAGTACATGGCTGGGTGGCATTTTTAAAGCAAGTCTTAGCTTAACCTCAGTTGAAAACAATCCTTATTTATCCCAAATTGGTTTCTCCATCTACCCCAATCCCGCAACAGAATATATTGAAAT
- a CDS encoding aminotransferase class I/II-fold pyridoxal phosphate-dependent enzyme has product MKDIRNYKQETICVHAGTKESPEGSVVTPIYQTSTFKFKDVNHGASLFKGESDGYIYTRMRNPTIEAMEDAVAALECGAKALGCASGMAAIHTLFATVLSHGDHVICSEAVYGPTYTILHDFFTRFGVETTFVDTCNIEAVQKAVQSNTKLIFIETPGNPSVVMADIAAIALIAHKAGAKLAVDNTFMSPIYQKPILFGADYIVHSMTKYLNGHADVVAGIIILKDESEYKPFRKSLNLIGGVIDPFNSFLVHRGLKTLSIRVKQQAENAIIIAEYLENHPKVKWVNFPGLKSHPQYEIGLKQMTGPGSMIAAELHGGIEAGITVMNNIEIFQLAVSLGGVESLIQHPASMTHAGMGKESREQAHIYDGLIRISVGIEDVNDLLAALDKALELIA; this is encoded by the coding sequence ATGAAAGACATTCGTAATTACAAGCAAGAAACAATTTGCGTTCACGCAGGAACCAAAGAAAGCCCCGAAGGTTCGGTAGTAACACCGATTTATCAAACATCAACTTTCAAATTCAAAGATGTAAATCACGGAGCATCGCTCTTCAAAGGCGAATCCGATGGTTATATCTATACCAGAATGCGCAACCCCACAATTGAAGCTATGGAAGATGCCGTTGCCGCTCTGGAATGCGGAGCAAAAGCACTTGGATGCGCCAGCGGTATGGCTGCAATCCACACTTTATTTGCCACCGTTTTGAGCCATGGCGACCATGTAATTTGTAGTGAAGCCGTTTACGGACCAACCTACACCATATTACATGATTTCTTTACCAGATTTGGAGTCGAAACCACATTTGTTGATACTTGCAATATTGAAGCCGTTCAAAAGGCTGTCCAATCAAACACAAAATTAATTTTTATCGAGACACCGGGCAATCCATCAGTCGTAATGGCTGATATTGCCGCCATAGCTTTAATTGCTCACAAAGCAGGTGCGAAACTCGCTGTGGACAATACATTCATGAGCCCCATTTACCAAAAGCCGATACTTTTTGGAGCGGATTATATTGTTCATAGCATGACAAAATACCTGAACGGTCATGCTGATGTCGTCGCAGGAATTATAATTTTGAAAGATGAATCTGAGTACAAGCCTTTCCGCAAATCACTCAATCTTATTGGCGGAGTGATTGACCCATTCAATTCATTCCTCGTTCATCGCGGATTAAAAACCCTTTCAATCAGAGTCAAACAACAAGCCGAGAATGCTATTATAATAGCCGAATACCTCGAAAATCACCCAAAAGTCAAATGGGTCAATTTCCCCGGTCTCAAATCGCACCCACAATATGAAATAGGGTTGAAACAAATGACCGGACCCGGCTCGATGATAGCCGCCGAATTGCATGGTGGTATCGAAGCAGGGATAACAGTTATGAATAATATCGAGATTTTCCAACTCGCAGTAAGCCTTGGCGGAGTCGAATCACTCATCCAACACCCGGCGTCTATGACTCACGCAGGTATGGGCAAAGAATCTCGCGAACAAGCACACATTTATGACGGTCTGATTCGCATTTCCGTCGGAATCGAAGATGTGAACGACCTACTCGCCGCATTAGATAAAGCACTAGAGCTGATAGCGTAA
- a CDS encoding FKBP-type peptidyl-prolyl cis-trans isomerase: MYKIFSITIALFLIVSCGAEAQNKKDQTKPIVLKNAQDSISYIIGTQWGGSLAMDSVKVNIDALKQGIVDALNGSPIEMDQAKVDAMMQALVAEINVRRQQGEALKQEETNQMANVNLQKGREFLEQNKNKPGVKVTASGLQYKDITPGTGKSPKATDKVKVHYKGTFINGEEFDSSYKRGEPIEFPLSGVIKGWTEGLQLMKTGGKMQFVIPSDLAYGENAHPSIGPNQVLIFEVELLDVIE; this comes from the coding sequence ATGTACAAGATTTTTTCGATAACAATCGCCTTGTTTTTAATAGTATCATGCGGTGCTGAAGCACAAAACAAAAAAGACCAAACTAAGCCAATTGTGCTCAAAAATGCTCAGGATTCAATATCCTATATAATTGGGACACAATGGGGCGGTTCCTTGGCAATGGATTCGGTGAAAGTAAACATTGATGCCCTCAAGCAAGGCATTGTAGATGCTCTCAACGGAAGTCCTATTGAAATGGACCAAGCTAAAGTTGACGCAATGATGCAAGCACTCGTAGCTGAAATTAACGTAAGACGCCAACAAGGCGAAGCTTTAAAACAAGAGGAGACCAATCAAATGGCTAATGTGAATCTTCAAAAAGGAAGAGAATTCCTTGAACAAAACAAAAACAAACCGGGCGTAAAAGTTACAGCATCAGGTTTGCAGTATAAAGATATTACTCCGGGAACAGGTAAATCACCTAAAGCTACCGACAAAGTTAAAGTACATTACAAAGGTACTTTCATCAATGGTGAAGAATTCGACAGTTCTTACAAAAGAGGCGAACCTATCGAATTTCCACTTTCAGGTGTTATCAAAGGTTGGACTGAAGGTCTGCAACTTATGAAAACCGGTGGCAAAATGCAATTCGTCATCCCTTCAGATTTGGCATATGGCGAAAACGCTCACCCATCAATCGGACCGAATCAAGTTTTGATTTTTGAAGTTGAATTACTTGACGTAATCGAATAA
- the ribE gene encoding 6,7-dimethyl-8-ribityllumazine synthase, whose amino-acid sequence MPQIIEGIFDAKGKSFAIVVSRWNQFVVSKLLDGALDGLRRNQADDAKITIAYCPGAFELPLIVQKMAESKKYDAVIALGAVIRGSTPHFDYIASEVSKGIARVSLETGVPCILGVLTTDTIEQAIERSGAKQGNKGFESAVTAIEMISLINAL is encoded by the coding sequence ATGCCGCAAATAATTGAAGGAATTTTCGATGCAAAAGGCAAATCCTTTGCCATTGTAGTGTCACGTTGGAATCAGTTTGTGGTTTCAAAATTGCTTGATGGTGCTTTAGACGGGCTTCGTCGAAACCAAGCCGATGACGCAAAAATTACTATAGCATATTGTCCGGGTGCATTTGAGTTGCCACTGATTGTCCAGAAAATGGCGGAATCCAAAAAATATGATGCCGTAATTGCTCTTGGTGCTGTAATTCGTGGTTCAACACCACATTTCGATTATATAGCCTCCGAAGTAAGCAAAGGTATTGCTCGTGTATCACTTGAGACAGGTGTGCCGTGCATTTTGGGAGTTCTGACAACTGATACGATAGAACAAGCAATTGAAAGGTCGGGCGCTAAACAAGGCAACAAGGGTTTTGAATCTGCAGTCACGGCAATCGAAATGATTTCATTAATCAACGCTTTGTAA
- a CDS encoding RNA polymerase sigma factor — protein MAKNFRSLSDVELVSMLSGNKADASEAFRVLYDRYSSIVHAYCVRVTGDEDKADDIFQDTFIKFYQKVQPDIENTNIPGFLMKIARNLCLNAKRDKKNTIDIDEVDYYVSTGTNYEQKELLDLITRSLDLLEDDYREAFVLREYSGLSYEEIAEVTGISLGNAKSRVFRAKQKIKSILNPYLKDISMK, from the coding sequence ATGGCGAAGAACTTTAGAAGTCTGTCAGATGTGGAACTCGTTTCGATGCTAAGTGGCAACAAAGCCGACGCATCGGAAGCTTTTCGCGTGCTTTACGACAGATATTCTTCGATTGTTCATGCTTACTGTGTCAGAGTGACCGGCGATGAGGACAAAGCGGATGACATTTTCCAAGATACCTTCATCAAATTTTACCAAAAGGTACAACCGGACATTGAAAATACAAATATACCGGGCTTTTTGATGAAAATCGCTCGCAATTTGTGTTTGAATGCAAAACGAGATAAAAAAAACACTATTGACATTGACGAAGTGGATTACTACGTCAGCACAGGTACAAATTACGAACAAAAGGAACTGTTAGATTTGATTACACGCTCGCTGGATTTGCTCGAGGACGACTATCGGGAAGCCTTTGTGTTGAGAGAATATAGCGGTTTGAGCTACGAGGAGATTGCCGAAGTGACGGGCATATCTCTCGGAAATGCAAAATCAAGAGTTTTTAGGGCTAAGCAAAAGATTAAATCTATACTTAACCCTTATTTGAAAGACATTAGTATGAAATAA
- a CDS encoding septal ring lytic transglycosylase RlpA family protein: MPLISFIRKQMYIFAAPALITIILLSIHILVSAKEPNRETLRSKIVAIADTTQVDVAELDVASDFLLTVNGTASYYGKYFHNRRTASGEKYNMYEYTAAHRKLPFGTILKVTNVINGLSTLVRINDRGPYVGKRVIDLSYKSAQAINGLGLPKVSFEGFIPGKIDIPDDGKYFFAYSLTENPVCLPSDKVEIINQFDGFHTTVTEYKALLATGADSTELFILVDADEYTEKQAARDNDTYFIGKLSIPKQRKIPFMMAEKVYP, encoded by the coding sequence ATGCCTTTAATATCTTTTATACGGAAGCAGATGTATATTTTTGCAGCTCCTGCATTGATAACAATCATCTTGCTTTCGATACACATTTTAGTGAGTGCGAAAGAGCCAAATCGGGAAACCCTCCGTTCCAAGATTGTGGCTATCGCTGATACGACTCAAGTTGACGTTGCAGAACTTGACGTAGCATCAGACTTCCTGCTTACTGTAAATGGAACAGCGTCCTATTACGGGAAATATTTCCACAACAGACGCACTGCGAGTGGCGAAAAATACAATATGTACGAATATACAGCTGCTCATAGAAAACTCCCATTCGGGACAATCTTGAAAGTTACTAATGTTATAAACGGACTTTCGACACTTGTCAGAATCAACGACCGCGGACCTTATGTAGGCAAAAGAGTCATTGACCTTTCCTACAAATCGGCACAAGCCATTAATGGTCTCGGTTTGCCCAAAGTTTCATTTGAAGGATTCATCCCGGGGAAAATTGACATTCCTGATGACGGAAAATACTTCTTTGCGTATTCATTGACTGAGAATCCTGTATGTTTGCCCTCTGATAAAGTTGAAATCATAAATCAATTTGACGGATTCCACACTACAGTGACAGAATACAAAGCTCTTTTAGCTACGGGAGCGGACAGTACAGAGTTGTTCATCTTGGTAGATGCTGACGAATATACCGAAAAGCAAGCTGCCAGAGACAACGACACCTATTTTATAGGCAAACTTTCGATACCGAAGCAACGTAAAATACCTTTCATGATGGCAGAAAAAGTGTATCCATAA
- the umuD gene encoding translesion error-prone DNA polymerase V autoproteolytic subunit yields the protein MALLKLHSSPTLVIYSANTATELELPLLPFTFSAGFPSPALDFVDLNIDLNKHLIEHPAATFYGRVQGESMRGAGINNGDLLVIDKSIEPADGKIAVCYIDGEFTLKRIKIDKSGIWLMPENDTYKPIKVEEHHNLEVWGVVTFIIKKPL from the coding sequence ATGGCATTATTGAAATTACATAGCAGCCCTACATTGGTAATTTACTCCGCAAACACAGCTACGGAGCTTGAATTACCTTTGCTCCCCTTTACTTTTAGTGCAGGTTTCCCATCGCCGGCTTTAGATTTTGTGGACTTAAACATTGACCTGAACAAGCATTTAATCGAACATCCGGCTGCGACTTTCTACGGCAGAGTGCAAGGCGAATCTATGCGGGGTGCAGGTATAAATAATGGCGACCTATTAGTCATAGACAAAAGCATCGAACCCGCCGATGGAAAAATCGCAGTTTGCTACATTGACGGTGAATTTACATTGAAACGTATCAAAATTGACAAAAGCGGAATTTGGCTAATGCCCGAAAACGATACATACAAACCCATCAAAGTCGAGGAGCATCACAACCTTGAAGTTTGGGGCGTCGTAACATTTATCATCAAAAAGCCACTGTAA
- a CDS encoding Y-family DNA polymerase: MFALIDCNNFYASCERVFRPDLVGKPVVVLSNNDGCVIARSNEAKAVGIPMGAPLFEYEELLNKHNVQVFSANFALYGDMSQRVMSILEQYSPEMEIYSIDEAFLKFDGLEHLNLQSYSKEMRIKVQKWTGIPISVGVAPTKALAKVANRIAKKFPKETEGAYIIDTDEKRIKALKWLKIEDVWGIGRQHSKRLISVGVITAYDFVQLDDAWVKKQMAIVGLRLKHDLQGIPTLGLDAVQSKKSIATTRSFEANYTKLEQLQERISTFAVSCAEKLRHQKSCCNSLMVFVHTNGHRKDLPQYSRNIVIKLPFATNSSIELSRFALFALSKIFKDGYHYKKAGVIVQDFTPEDSPQIHLFENRDERHIPLMKAVDALNKSYGQQKIRLATQDQKRVWKMKQEKLSPRYTTKLSDIIKIHC; the protein is encoded by the coding sequence ATGTTTGCTCTCATTGACTGCAATAATTTTTATGCTTCCTGCGAGCGTGTTTTCCGCCCCGACCTCGTGGGCAAGCCTGTTGTGGTACTTTCCAACAACGACGGCTGTGTGATTGCGCGCAGTAACGAAGCTAAGGCAGTCGGTATTCCAATGGGTGCACCACTTTTTGAATATGAAGAACTGCTCAACAAGCACAATGTGCAAGTCTTCTCGGCAAATTTTGCTTTATATGGCGACATGAGCCAACGCGTAATGAGTATTTTGGAGCAATACAGCCCCGAGATGGAAATTTACAGCATTGACGAGGCTTTCTTGAAGTTCGATGGATTGGAGCATCTCAATTTGCAGAGCTATTCTAAAGAAATGCGAATCAAAGTGCAAAAATGGACAGGAATCCCCATAAGCGTAGGTGTAGCACCCACTAAAGCACTTGCAAAAGTGGCAAATCGAATCGCCAAAAAATTCCCGAAAGAAACCGAAGGTGCCTACATCATAGATACCGATGAAAAGCGAATCAAGGCACTTAAATGGTTAAAAATCGAAGACGTCTGGGGAATTGGACGCCAACACAGCAAAAGACTAATCTCAGTTGGGGTAATTACGGCATACGACTTTGTGCAACTTGACGATGCTTGGGTAAAAAAGCAGATGGCAATTGTAGGCTTGCGTCTGAAGCACGATTTGCAGGGCATTCCCACATTAGGCTTAGATGCAGTGCAATCCAAGAAAAGCATCGCAACTACGCGTTCATTTGAAGCAAATTACACCAAGTTGGAACAACTGCAAGAACGCATTTCGACATTTGCCGTATCGTGTGCCGAGAAGTTGCGCCATCAAAAGTCTTGTTGCAATTCGCTCATGGTGTTTGTGCATACCAACGGACACCGCAAGGACTTGCCACAATACAGCCGAAACATAGTTATTAAATTGCCCTTCGCAACCAATTCAAGCATCGAATTAAGTAGATTTGCACTATTTGCTTTATCGAAAATATTCAAAGATGGCTACCACTACAAAAAAGCCGGCGTAATCGTGCAAGATTTCACACCCGAAGACAGCCCACAAATCCACCTGTTTGAAAATCGCGACGAAAGACATATTCCGCTAATGAAAGCTGTGGATGCACTCAACAAAAGCTACGGGCAGCAAAAAATTCGCTTGGCAACTCAAGACCAAAAACGCGTATGGAAAATGAAACAAGAAAAGCTCTCACCACGATACACAACCAAACTTTCCGACATCATTAAAATTCATTGCTGA
- a CDS encoding SOS response-associated peptidase, whose product MCFHSQQSKSAQELKHRFKAKFEDEEEFRPEVYNGFRFPKTPVITRSDVGNIQLFSWGLIPHWAKDDSIRKSTLNARIETIHEKPSFRYVVHNRCLVLADGFFEWKWLDEAGKKKQKYLITMPDNDAFAFAGLYSHWTDRNTGEIISTYTILTTEAIGLMREIHNSKKRMPVILDRSNEQLWLTGQTDTLHEIELMAMEV is encoded by the coding sequence ATGTGCTTCCATTCCCAACAATCGAAATCGGCTCAAGAGCTAAAACACCGTTTCAAAGCAAAATTTGAGGACGAAGAGGAATTCCGTCCCGAAGTTTACAATGGTTTCCGATTCCCCAAAACACCCGTAATCACAAGAAGCGATGTTGGCAATATCCAACTATTCTCATGGGGATTAATTCCGCATTGGGCAAAAGACGACAGCATAAGAAAGAGCACGCTGAATGCCAGAATTGAAACCATACACGAGAAGCCATCCTTCAGATACGTAGTCCATAACCGTTGTTTGGTGCTTGCCGATGGCTTTTTTGAATGGAAATGGTTAGACGAAGCCGGCAAGAAAAAGCAGAAATACCTCATCACCATGCCGGACAATGACGCCTTTGCCTTTGCAGGACTATATAGCCACTGGACCGACCGCAACACAGGCGAAATCATAAGCACCTACACAATTCTCACCACCGAAGCAATCGGATTAATGCGAGAAATTCATAATTCCAAAAAACGTATGCCCGTAATCTTAGACCGCTCAAACGAGCAACTATGGCTAACAGGACAAACAGACACACTTCACGAAATTGAATTAATGGCAATGGAGGTGTGA
- a CDS encoding SOS response-associated peptidase, with product MSTYTILTTEAIGLMREIHNSKKRMPVILDRANEQLWLSGQTDTLHEIELIAIEV from the coding sequence ATCAGCACCTACACAATTCTCACCACGGAAGCAATCGGATTGATGCGCGAAATTCATAATTCCAAAAAACGTATGCCCGTAATCTTAGACCGCGCAAACGAACAATTATGGCTATCCGGACAAACAGACACACTTCACGAAATAGAATTGATAGCAATTGAAGTTTGA
- a CDS encoding T9SS type A sorting domain-containing protein: MRTTRLKICAFLLLCFSIVNANAISPVFKWAKSFGGYDNDYFTSFAIDDADNVYLTGIYMLTMEFGAGNESFDLTSNGKFDFFVAKLDKDGNLLWTKSYGGIFNEYSHKILLDNEGNVYIIGTFNDDVNFGTDENPHELNSSFGQNIFILKLDPDGNFIWVKQLAGQADKHIFSVTYDDAYNLIMTGTFNGEFDFDPGPDEYIVKSEKSYNNFVAKWNQDFEVQWVKQLELDFTSNNTIATDSKNNIYLSGVFKGKVDFDPNLETFYLESGSMYNTYLLKLDASGDFEYAKSLYSEDLNSSFDMVIDSDDNLLLAGYFDGSTDFDPGDNELLKSSRGQRDIFVSKLTSGGELIWVQTWGGAGNEFAQVITTDEFDNIYVAGVFNNSLSFEATGRHDLNTVMGGNSMFNLVMYSNGNIMWTSYVESTNSILPRGILIDSEWNIVTAGYYQGKTDFDPGENKFELEPLLFTDVFVQKVSQTTLSVLESNFGFDIGIFPNPMTDFVTLEFENVFESCEVKIITLTGEEVFSGDYYHSKSIIMNLDVPPGFYLMILESDNKKAVLKLMKN, translated from the coding sequence ATGAGAACTACCCGCCTGAAAATATGTGCATTTTTATTGCTTTGTTTCAGCATTGTCAATGCAAACGCAATTAGTCCTGTTTTCAAATGGGCTAAATCTTTTGGCGGCTATGATAATGATTATTTCACAAGTTTTGCTATTGATGATGCAGATAATGTTTATCTGACCGGTATTTACATGCTTACCATGGAATTTGGCGCCGGCAATGAATCATTCGATTTGACTTCAAATGGAAAATTTGATTTTTTTGTTGCAAAATTGGACAAAGACGGCAATTTGTTATGGACGAAAAGTTATGGTGGCATATTTAACGAGTATTCCCATAAAATTCTACTTGATAATGAAGGCAATGTCTATATTATTGGCACTTTCAACGATGATGTCAATTTCGGTACTGATGAGAATCCACATGAGTTAAATTCAAGTTTTGGGCAAAATATTTTCATATTGAAGTTAGACCCTGATGGTAATTTTATTTGGGTTAAACAACTCGCCGGACAAGCCGACAAACATATTTTCAGCGTCACATACGATGATGCGTACAATCTTATTATGACAGGAACATTTAACGGCGAATTTGATTTCGACCCGGGACCTGACGAGTATATTGTCAAGTCTGAAAAATCATACAATAACTTTGTAGCTAAATGGAACCAAGATTTTGAAGTTCAATGGGTAAAGCAATTGGAATTAGATTTTACTTCAAATAATACAATTGCTACAGATTCAAAAAATAATATTTATCTAAGCGGTGTTTTCAAAGGTAAAGTTGATTTCGACCCGAATTTAGAAACATTCTATCTTGAATCAGGTAGTATGTACAACACGTATCTGCTTAAGTTGGATGCTTCGGGCGATTTTGAATATGCCAAGAGCCTCTATTCCGAAGATTTGAACTCTTCTTTCGATATGGTTATTGATTCGGACGATAATTTGCTATTAGCGGGATATTTTGATGGGAGTACTGACTTTGACCCGGGTGATAATGAACTCCTAAAAAGCTCTAGGGGGCAAAGGGATATTTTTGTCAGCAAATTAACTTCCGGTGGCGAACTGATTTGGGTACAGACTTGGGGTGGAGCGGGCAATGAATTCGCACAAGTTATTACCACTGATGAGTTCGATAATATCTATGTAGCAGGAGTATTCAATAATTCACTAAGTTTTGAAGCTACCGGGAGACACGACCTAAATACCGTAATGGGTGGAAATTCTATGTTCAACTTAGTAATGTATTCGAATGGCAACATAATGTGGACATCATATGTCGAGAGCACCAATTCAATTTTACCACGGGGAATATTGATTGATTCGGAGTGGAATATCGTCACAGCCGGGTATTATCAAGGGAAAACGGATTTCGATCCGGGCGAAAATAAATTTGAACTTGAACCATTATTATTTACAGATGTCTTTGTGCAAAAGGTCTCGCAAACCACTCTCAGTGTTTTGGAAAGCAATTTTGGATTTGATATTGGCATTTTCCCCAACCCAATGACAGATTTCGTTACGCTTGAATTTGAAAACGTTTTCGAGTCTTGCGAAGTTAAAATCATCACTTTGACCGGAGAAGAAGTATTTTCAGGCGATTATTATCACTCCAAATCAATCATCATGAATCTTGACGTTCCGCCTGGATTTTATCTAATGATATTGGAATCCGACAACAAAAAAGCCGTCCTAAAACTGATGAAGAATTAG
- a CDS encoding CBS domain-containing protein: MKAKDILKIKGPEVITIGANRTLPEAIETLTKNNIGVLLVINEEGKLTGIISERDIIRAIGSNFDTFSDIKVSDIMTRKIIYADADDPIEYLETIMTNNRIRHIPIMHNKVLVGLVSIGDVVKHMLTDVIADNKYMFDMISGNVK, translated from the coding sequence ATGAAAGCTAAAGATATTCTTAAAATTAAAGGTCCCGAAGTTATCACTATCGGTGCCAATCGTACATTGCCTGAGGCAATTGAAACACTTACTAAAAACAATATTGGCGTTTTGCTAGTAATAAATGAAGAAGGCAAATTGACCGGTATAATTAGTGAGCGTGATATAATCCGAGCAATTGGCAGCAATTTCGACACGTTTTCTGATATCAAAGTAAGCGACATCATGACGCGAAAAATCATATACGCTGATGCCGACGACCCCATTGAATACTTAGAAACTATCATGACAAACAACAGAATTCGACATATTCCTATAATGCACAACAAAGTTCTCGTCGGATTAGTTTCTATCGGCGACGTTGTCAAGCATATGTTGACCGATGTAATCGCCGATAACAAATACATGTTCGACATGATAAGCGGCAATGTGAAGTAG